TCTTGGTGTTTTATTCCATACATTTTGCTTCCATCATggaatttatcttattttagtatctTCACCTAATCATGCTAATACTGCTGATGAAGTTTCTGTAAAGATTCTAATTGGACCAAGGCATTGAAGACACATAGGTAGGTTGATTGTGCTATTACACAAAGTTCAAATGTTGTTGTAGGCTCTGAACATGGGTGGCAAAACTTATACCTATAAAGAAGCTAGTTGATGTTAATGACCAAGGTATGCTCTCTTGTTCCATCAAATCTTTTCAATGTTGAAActgacaaaattattttgaaatgctAACTTCTATAAGAATTATTTCACAATGTTTGAAGTAGTTAGTCGATGCTTGTATTTTAGTTGTGCCATTCCATCCCAAATAGAAATTTAGGCCCTCTCTTCTTTACTAAAATTTTCTGTTTGCATGGAGCTTATAATCAATTTCATTGAATGAGCTATTGTTTTCTATAAATGTCCAGCTCATAACCCTCTTTGGTTTCAAATAGTTGGTCTTGGTTGACTTGATTTCCATGTAATTtgttctttgtaaaaaaatgtaGTAGCAGGATCTTCGTTTAGCCTTTAGTTTCTGCAACTCCACCGTTTAGCTTTTAACTAAAATGTTTCTTAGATTTCCCATGCACTCACCATTTGAATACTGCTGCTACTGTTAGCTATAGAGAGTGTAACAAATGGGTTGTATATTTAATTGGCCGGGTCGGGGCCTTCATTCTTCAACCAAGCCAAATGTTTGAAACGGGTCAGTGGTTTGGgctatatttttcaagtatgtTGAGCCATTGAAGACTGATCACTAGCTTGAAAGATGAAGATCTTTTCTAGTTGCTAGAAATGAAAGCTGAGCAGACAAAGGAATAGAAAGGTGAACAATTCTTCATGCTTCCTTTCTGATCCTTAAAATATAGCCCAACTACATGGGTTATGAGTTGGATGTTGCATTTttccttgagattttttttttttttaacttctttgCTAATTCTTCATGCTTCCTTTCTTGCAGCTTTACTGAAGCAGTGTTCTCTGATCTTTGTTTTGCTCGTCTTTGTTTAGATGAGTGATCCGCTTATCGGTTATATACCTTTTCcctaaccattttttttttggaaaaatatcaaaataaagaattaaaatttaaggttttaatttgaataaagaaTCCccgtttaatttgaattaaaattatcaaaataaagaattaaatagttttaatacCTTAAATCTTAAGATTCTTGAagatagtatatatataaaaaaaagtaataagatataaatttaaggttaatttgggttatcaaatcaagatttcacaagtccttttgttttttctttcattttgattGTAATATGATATAAATTTAACTGTTTTGAAACATCAAAAGAACTtccatcaaatattttaaaaaaataaaattcattgttatttgttttgttttctataactccaagcataaaaaatactcttaaaataattatgaaacccCCTTAAATtagaatcaaaataataaaataaagattaactAAATAATGCCTCAaatctttaaatgttttttaggtGAGCAAAAATTAGTAGAAGAATTAAATGATTGATGCCTTAAATCTTTTAAAGTTTGAAGGATGACAAGATTCACAATTCAACCTTAAGTTTTCGGCTATACTTGGTGAGTCCATGGGAAAAGGaaaaattctattatttttcttttatttattttttttgaaaaaaagaagtataGTTTATATCTAACAAGTATAACTAAATCACACacgaaaaattaaatttataaatgaaatttgtaatgtgatataaattaaattatctttagaAGTCAATATTCATTCCATccgaataaaatcaaatttatataccTTTTCCCAAACGATTTTTCCTAGAAAAAATTTGTAGAATCCccattgaatttgaattaaattgttAATACTTTAAATCTTAAGATTCTTGAAGgtggtataaaaataaaaaagaaagtaaaaaaacattcGTGAACGTGTTAGTGAAGTTGTTTGATTCTCATATATTGCCTCCAAAATAAACACTGAGAAGACTTCGTGATTTTTTGGATGAAACGTGGAATGATAGTTACTAGTAAAGAATTACAGatatttttacccttttttttttttttttatcatttggttgctttaaaagaaattgagaaTTTTGCTTCAAACCTGATTTATGACTTTCATGCTTTATATTTAAAGTCTAttgttctaattaaaaaaattatttcgtttaaacattatatttatagGTACACTAAATATATTGgaatataaacttaaaattttaaatttgcattGATGCACGACTCCAATTATCAAAATATTCCTTGAAAATTTTTAAGTagtttgttctttgttttctttagctTTAAATCTTAGTTTTGCCCTTGAATATTAATAATGGTCCTTATAAGAGTCGTTGGAAATATCAAATAGCAGCTAGGTTAAAGGGTGAGTTTGTCTTGTTTGTCGCAAGTAGCtggttagaaatattttttatataaaaatattgagatggtaGCATGTTGTAAACTctagtttattaattaaatagatcatctagattaaaaaaaatatgataatcccattaaaaaacaaacaaaaaaatttataatatttaattctcaatcaacttaatattaaatgataaaaataaaaataaaaataaaaataaaatattcaaaaaaaaaacacgagttaattaatattaacaactttttatttcaaaaaaatatatttcatttaacatTATACCAACTAAAtgcttgaggttttttttatatcgaacaacaattttttttaaaaaaaaattgaggtggCGAgtggaacaaaaataaaaaatagacctATTGTATAAAACAGATTGACAACAAAAAACAGCTTTTTTTCATGGTAATTATGGCCTTGTTTGGAAATATGGTTAAAACCGtgtttcttcaaattttttttttttttttttgctaaaaaatatttttttctgtttttaaattgttttgatgtgctaatttcaaaaataatttttttaaaaatatattattttaatatatttctagataaaaaaaaacattttaaaccgcAATCGCTATCACAATTTCAAAgagccctaaaaaaaaatcttttaaaaacacGTTTTTGATGGACAAATAACCTGTATTTTGATAGGGGCTTTATGCTTCATGCATCTGCATTCCACTCCATAcatataatatgtattttttatgtttaaaaagattaatgatttgtcataataaaataaaaaataaaaaataaaagaaaaaaaagaagaagattgttGTCTTAAGGTTCAACTATTCATTATTTTGATGAaccaaatcattaatttttataagtgatagttttcttttaaaatgtatttttagataataagattttcttttaaatatatttggataCGCTGActtgaagaaataaataagaatatccTTTTactaaatgaattaattttacaaaGATTAAatggttattttattaaataaactctTAATGGGATATTCTATGGCttcaaactaattttataaagattGCATATCATTTATATTAACATTAAAGAGAACTATGAGAATTGGTGGTTGATCTGTATTTAGTTCTAACCAATTCGATACTTTCTTGACAACTTGTACAAGAGAGAAAGTGACTTAAACTTGACAACTATTTTTGAAAGTCAAACTTTACAAGACAACTAagtaaattttattatctttagaTTCAagttataaagttattattgttataaagTTTTACAAACATTGAAATCACACGCTAGACTTCAATGCTTCAAGATTAATTTAGGTTAtattgtcaaaataattttttaaaaaaatttaaaaaataatattacattgTCTAGGAacatctcaattttaaaaaaaattcaaataagattgtttttatttttttcttcacattaatttttttttttgttttttttttgattaaaattttgatatttctagtattaaaaaaattaatctttaatcaatatattttaagaaaaaattattttaaaaaaactactactATCACACTAATAAATAAGTCTTAACCTTAATGTTTTgactttgtattttataaatttaattattgattcaaGAATTTATCTCaagtttattattgttattttcaaaaacattgaaATCACACACTAGATTAATTTAGGTTTTATAGTTGCAATTGTTTCTTCAAGATTTAATTTAGGTGTTATGGTTATTATAGTTTAACGGTCATCAATGTATTTGCgaatgtatgtatgtatggaTATGTATATATGCATGTATTAAGTTGTTTTCAAAGGGTCGACATTAAAGATGTACGGGGCtttcaaaaagttttaaaaagttgttgtacatgataatgaatttataatgATTTAGACGTTATTCTTCCATAAAAGTtaacatttctaaaaaatagtaattcaaataatatgcaagaaaaattaggatataaaatattatcattttcaaACTATAAGATCATTAAtgcaattcaatttaaatttaaatttatagatTTCAAAGTTTGATTTGAGTcataaacaattaaatatattctaacttaacttatttttattataagttatttttcataatttatgttaaaataactCTTAATTATTAGTAAGTcgtccattatatatatatatttgtaagtCGAATGAAAAGGGTTTAGTTTCTGCGATACTAATAATTATAAGAGTTAACTGACTAAATATTCATACTTGAGGGACTGAAAGCAACTCCTATCATtttatagttcatgttatagaCGACATGACGCCTCGCACACCAGCGTCAAGTCAGCATTAGAAACCCCCCAAGAATCCCCAAATTATCACAATTCCTAGCTTTGCTTCtctcaaattcaaaaatattattagggttTCTGTAAAGAATGCCGCAAAGACACTCAAAAAACAACAACGATTTAGCTTTTTTCACGTACGATGAGAAGAGAAAGTTAGGGTATGGGACACAGAAGGAGAGGCTTGGAAAGGATTCGATCAAGCCATTTGATGCTTGCTGTCTCTGCTTGAAACCATTTATAGATCCAATGTCCTGTCAAAAAGGTCATGTCTTTTGTAAAGAGTGCATCTTAGAATGCCTCTTAGCCCAAAAGAAAGACATTCAAAGGTAATAGCTACTtgggttccttttctttttttacgaATTCATTTGCTTGATTGTTTGTGATTTGGTTttgctttatgatttttttttgttttttgttttgattttaatgttgGTAATAGAGGAACTTGTTTTTTGAATATAGATGATGAAGTTTGGTTTTGGCAATGTTAAATGCTTATCTTTgtgtggttttgttttgatggTAATTTGTAGTGAGACTTGAGCTCAATTAAGTAGAATTTTGTGTTTAGTGTGAAGTTGGGAACTGAAATTGAAATGAGAAGTGAGAGATCATTGTTTAAATTTTGTCTGGAAGGTTAAAATGTGAGTTGAAGGTTAAATTGGGAAGTTTTGTTGTGGCAGTCCATGCTTTTGTGTGTTGATACGTGCAGcctctttgaatttttataatgaataatGATAAGTGGATAGAATGTTTTGTGATGAATTGAAGTTTTTCAGTTCTCTAATTTATTTGGTTAGTAACTGTTTGGTTATGTTTGAACTTAAATGTTGTGTGGTGAATGTTTTCGTTGAACTGCATAATGATGAGAAGGGAACTCATGATTTAAGTTTCCCCCCTCCTTTCTGCATGTGTCTCTTCTGAATGTGTGCTGTTGTAGATTTATGACCATATTGCTTTATATGTTGTAAGCATGGATATGGTCTTCTAATTGACCTGATTATGGCACAATTTCTTAGAATTGGGAAATTAGGATCGTAGGCAATTGAGTGGTTGGAATTCATGGTGAAAGAAGGCTGGTCATTTTAACAGAAAAATCTGTCATCTTAGGCCACCAGCCAGGTTCAACAATTTTCATGGTGATTATGTTTTTATCATCATAAGTGGTCTTCAGTGGTCTTCAAGCTAAGCTATTTACTACTGGATTTTATGGCAGAGGTCTCCATAAAAGTGTAGTCTGGACTGCCATAATCTACTTTTAGAAGTTCACTTGTGTGCATGTATAATACTTTGCTCCTTCTTTCATGATTATTAGTTAACGATTTAAGATGTGAAGATATTGGTCATTGTACTTTATGGGAAAGATTTAGATGGAAAAATGGtcatttgacaatttttttttagacctCAATTGGAACTGGCTTTTAGTGCAATTCATTCCCCTTTCTTTTACTGTTATGGACTGAAAGTAGGCAGGTTGGAACTTTAATTAAAGATAAGAGAGCCTATGCTAGCTCAGCCTTTTTACCTGAAGGAAAGACAGTTTCCTGCGTTATTTTTACCTGTTTTGATGTAGTGTGTCTTCTTTTATTCTTCACTGTACCAACTTTGTAATGAGAAGTGTTTTTTCTGTTATCTGCCAGGAAGCTAGCTTCCCATGAATTGCAGAAGAAACAGGAAAAGGAGGAGGAAGCAGAGAAATTGATGTCGCAGAAGGCCAGAGAGCTTGATGCATTTGATCAGCAAAATCATGGTGCAGTTCCACAGTACAGCGATAGAAACTACAGCCAAGACAAGAATGGTTTCCATGGGGCAAACAGTGTGAAGGTCACTTCATATGAAGAGGAAGCTCTCCGGACAATGAAAGCATTTTGGCTGCCCTCGGCCACGCCAGTCGCTCCGGTTAAAGTGGATGCCCCATCCACATGCACCGTCTGCCCAGAAGGCAAGGAAAAGCTCAAGACGAAGAGCCTGTTCCCAGTCTACTTCACGGAAGACACCAGTGAAAAGAAATCATCCAGCTCTCTTGATAAGACCTTCATTTGTCCTAGCTGCAAGGTCACTCTCACCAATACACTCTCACTGGTGGCATTAAGTTCTTGTGGTCATGTCTTCTGCAAGAAGTGCGCTGACAAATTTATGGCTGTTGATAAGGTTTGTCTGGCTTGCAGTAAGGGTTGTAAAGAGCGCAATTTGGTGAACTTGGAAAAAGGTGGAACAGGGTTTGCTGGCCACGACGATCACCTTGTGGCAACAGACTTCAAGCATTTGGGTAGTGGTTCAGGATTGGGACTTGTGAGACCAGCCACGAAAACTTAAACTCCAAGCGATTGTACAATATGGTAATCTTCTTGTAGTTTCTTTTGCATCATCATAAATGGAAAACCGAGGTCCTTTTGCTTTAGATGGGCGCATTCACTCGGTTTGCAGTGTGATGTGTTGTTATGAGTTTGTTCACAATAAGATAACCACTGGTGATACAATTTATTATTTGGTGAATGCCATAAACCAATAACTAGACTGAAAATGACTTCGATTGGGATTGTAGTTTATTATCGTTGAAATATGCATGGCTGCATGGTTTTGACAAGGCCATGGAGGGCATGGACTGTTCTTTCCTTGATGCTATCATTTTCCACTTGTTATTAtagttatagttattaaaccgaTCCAAAAACTTGATCTGACCAAGGAGCTAGATTCTGGAATATACAGGTTGATTTGGgttaacttgaattaacttgaaaaaagaaatatttaaaattttaatattttatatgaaaaaaaataaaaaaacaattcatatgaatataagatatacatattgtaaataataaagtttaaaaaattatttcaattttttttttttatctcacattaaaaagatactatgttatctttttaaattgaagtatacttaaatcaaaaaaatattttattctatattgaaaaaatataactttttttgttatgaacatggaatatatatattaaagagctttaaatttcacattgaaaaaaataatttttttttcttaggaacatatatatatatatatatatattaaaaggtttcaaatcttacattgaaaaaataaaatattcttttaatatttatataatgaattttaaaaaagattaataatcaactaaaacaaatctctaatttgaacaaaaaaacacatttgaaaaaaaaaatttactaaggTTTTTGCAGGTCATCGCTCTAGTCATGATCAACTGagttctaaatttttattaggtccattattttattttatccaaattAATCCAATTATCAAATCAATCAAAGTATGGATTGATCTgtcaatttaataattacagTTAAAGCCTGGTCCTGTTTGCAGCCCTTTGTGAAATCAGGCAACACCATCCGTGATACATGCCTGGCAacagtattataattattttcctttgattttatcAACTTGGTACGAAATGGCTCTTTGCACATGGGTTTGTTGAGAAATTGAGAGAGGAGACTTGAGAGTTGCCCAAAAAGGCCACCTTTATTGGGAACCAGAAGCTTAtcttagcaaaaaaaaacaaaaccctaagcAGGCATGAGTTCCTAAAGGTCCCACCACCGTGACCCGCACCAGCTTGGGCTGCCATTGACGGGAAGAATTTCCCCACGGGTGAGGGAGACAGAGAGTGCTGATGATGATGCCTGCCTTCGTTATCTTCGCAGCAGAAgatttgtttgttaattattgTGGATGGCCTCTGATTAGGCATAGACGTGTAACACACTGGGCGTGGCCTGGTGGCCGGTGGACACCTGACGCCGCGCTGTCTTTTGCCCTCCACTCAACCTCTGATGCCtaatttttcttccaataaaagaaaaacacattcCGCCACCAATTTTAGTGGATCAGAGTAAT
This is a stretch of genomic DNA from Populus alba chromosome 11, ASM523922v2, whole genome shotgun sequence. It encodes these proteins:
- the LOC118031669 gene encoding E3 ubiquitin-protein ligase CSU1, which gives rise to MPQRHSKNNNDLAFFTYDEKRKLGYGTQKERLGKDSIKPFDACCLCLKPFIDPMSCQKGHVFCKECILECLLAQKKDIQRKLASHELQKKQEKEEEAEKLMSQKARELDAFDQQNHGAVPQYSDRNYSQDKNGFHGANSVKVTSYEEEALRTMKAFWLPSATPVAPVKVDAPSTCTVCPEGKEKLKTKSLFPVYFTEDTSEKKSSSSLDKTFICPSCKVTLTNTLSLVALSSCGHVFCKKCADKFMAVDKVCLACSKGCKERNLVNLEKGGTGFAGHDDHLVATDFKHLGSGSGLGLVRPATKT